In a single window of the uncultured Dysgonomonas sp. genome:
- the ald gene encoding alanine dehydrogenase, whose protein sequence is MKIGIPKELKAFENRVAVTPAGVYEFVIEGHEVFVQNGAGVSSGFTDLDYTEAGATILSSIEEVYAIADMIVKVKEPIKEEYDLVRENQIVFTYFHFASSLELTKAMIKSKAICIAYETVELPDRSLPLLVPMSEVAGRMAIQEGARFLEKPHLGKGVLLGGVPGVKPAHVIVIGGGIVGAQSAKIAAGIGARVTILDKSLPRLRYLSDIMPANVTTRYSDAHTIKELCKDADLIVGAVLIAGDKAPQVISKDLLKTMQAGTVLVDVAIDQGGCFETSKPTTHLDPVFVIDDVVHYCVANIPGAVPMTSTLALTNATFPYALSIANLGWEEACRQHKDLRKGLNILKGDIVYKAVAHTFGLEYKEY, encoded by the coding sequence ATGAAAATCGGAATTCCTAAAGAGCTGAAAGCTTTTGAAAATCGGGTAGCAGTTACACCGGCAGGTGTGTATGAGTTTGTTATTGAGGGACATGAAGTGTTTGTACAAAACGGAGCCGGCGTAAGTAGCGGTTTTACCGATTTGGACTATACGGAGGCCGGAGCTACCATTCTTTCCAGCATCGAAGAGGTTTATGCTATCGCAGATATGATTGTGAAAGTAAAAGAGCCGATAAAAGAGGAATATGACTTGGTAAGGGAAAATCAGATTGTATTTACTTATTTCCATTTTGCATCCAGCCTTGAACTTACTAAGGCAATGATAAAAAGTAAGGCAATCTGTATAGCTTATGAAACAGTTGAATTACCAGACCGTTCTCTGCCTCTGCTTGTACCTATGAGCGAGGTTGCCGGTCGTATGGCTATTCAGGAGGGAGCACGTTTTCTCGAAAAGCCGCATTTGGGAAAAGGAGTTCTCTTAGGAGGAGTACCGGGAGTAAAACCGGCACATGTAATTGTAATCGGGGGTGGTATTGTAGGTGCGCAGTCAGCTAAGATAGCAGCTGGAATCGGAGCCAGAGTAACCATTCTGGATAAGAGTTTGCCTCGCTTGCGCTACCTGAGCGATATTATGCCCGCAAATGTAACTACCCGCTACTCGGATGCGCATACAATCAAGGAGTTGTGTAAAGATGCCGATCTGATTGTCGGAGCAGTCCTGATTGCCGGAGATAAAGCTCCGCAGGTAATATCGAAGGATTTGCTGAAAACGATGCAGGCAGGAACAGTATTGGTCGATGTGGCAATAGATCAGGGTGGATGTTTCGAAACTTCAAAACCAACTACACATCTCGACCCCGTATTTGTTATTGATGATGTAGTACATTACTGCGTTGCAAATATACCGGGAGCCGTGCCTATGACTTCTACTTTGGCTCTGACAAATGCGACATTCCCGTACGCCCTTAGTATTGCCAACTTAGGCTGGGAAGAAGCTTGCCGTCAACATAAAGATTTACGGAAAGGACTGAACATTCTCAAAGGTGATATTGTTTACAAAGCCGTAGCTCATACATTCGGCCTTGAATATAAAGAATATTGA
- a CDS encoding DUF3467 domain-containing protein, whose product MENRNEQDNQIQIELPEDVAQGTYSNLAIIAHSSSEFVIDFVRILPGLPKAKVKSRIILTPEHAKRLLYALNENINRFEAQNGPVSADNSAGFLPPITGPIGEA is encoded by the coding sequence ATGGAAAATAGAAATGAACAGGACAATCAAATACAGATAGAGTTGCCGGAAGATGTAGCTCAGGGTACATATTCAAATCTGGCTATTATAGCCCATTCTTCATCCGAATTTGTTATTGACTTTGTTCGTATTCTGCCCGGACTACCAAAGGCAAAAGTAAAATCACGTATAATATTAACACCCGAGCATGCCAAGCGTTTGCTATATGCGTTAAATGAAAATATCAACAGGTTCGAAGCCCAAAACGGACCCGTATCTGCCGATAATTCGGCCGGATTTCTTCCGCCGATAACAGGACCAATAGGAGAAGCATAA
- a CDS encoding YbaN family protein, whose product MRYVYIILGFISLGLGLLGIVTPGLPTTPFILLTGVLFAKSSPRLHQKLMDHKLTGKYIRRVNDGFSWKGLTISIGIMWCMIFFTAFVVFGNGTMRFVMLGLGLIGTISQIIVLSKKKRKKALLMPIDLPDNNVGGEDDLKVS is encoded by the coding sequence ATGAGATATGTATATATAATATTAGGGTTTATATCTCTAGGTCTTGGTTTGTTGGGTATAGTTACACCGGGTCTGCCTACGACTCCTTTTATTCTTCTAACGGGTGTCTTATTTGCCAAAAGTTCACCGCGCCTGCATCAGAAACTAATGGACCATAAGTTGACAGGTAAATATATTCGCCGTGTCAACGACGGGTTTAGCTGGAAAGGATTAACTATTTCTATTGGGATTATGTGGTGTATGATCTTCTTCACGGCATTTGTCGTATTTGGCAATGGTACCATGCGCTTTGTAATGCTGGGCTTAGGCCTGATTGGCACTATTTCCCAGATAATAGTTCTGAGTAAAAAGAAAAGAAAGAAAGCGTTGTTGATGCCGATAGATTTACCTGATAATAACGTAGGTGGAGAGGATGACCTTAAGGTATCCTGA
- a CDS encoding ATP-binding protein, whose translation MKLTYKQRIFSYFFIIFALFTVSIIIFEQKEEKAQRTKALEDRLDNYAEMIHTYIEMRQLKDSDMVHIDTLAYILPEDIRISIINTEGKVTFDKDVKDISTLDNHLDRPEIRNALYQNTGSNIRMSASTKHEYLYYAKHYKEYYVRVALPYTIETKGMLKADNFFIYIVIGIFVIVLILLNYAAGRFGKSISQLKALTTKIKDDKPLTEKIEFPDDELGEIGKQLVTILKQKENSKREIEVEREKLIQHFQFSHEGICIFDKEFKKIYANTHFFQYFNFIVDQPVFNLEAIIKEEVFDPAIAFISKRTKDENFHTFQLKKNGKTFSIQTIVFEDDSFEITIKDITRTEKTRLLKQEMTNNIAHELRTPVTSLRGYLETLDSQKLEAYKQAQFIHRAHQQTIRLSNLIDDVSLISKIEEAPAQFKLEKVNLAQLVDEVRIDLTDGLAANDIKLNVSIKDDLTIDGNYTLLYSIFRNLVDNSISYAGQHIEINIKNYMEDNEYLYFSFCDTGRGVDEQYLARLFERFYRVNEGRTRDTGGSGLGLSIVKNAVLFHKGEIQVKNRAEGGLEFFFTLKK comes from the coding sequence ATGAAACTGACTTACAAGCAACGGATATTCTCCTACTTCTTTATCATATTTGCACTATTCACGGTGTCTATTATTATATTCGAACAGAAGGAGGAAAAGGCACAACGTACAAAGGCCCTGGAAGACAGGCTCGACAATTATGCCGAGATGATACATACATATATAGAAATGCGTCAGTTGAAAGATAGCGACATGGTACATATAGATACACTTGCCTATATATTACCTGAAGATATCCGTATCAGTATTATAAATACGGAAGGAAAAGTTACTTTCGACAAGGATGTTAAGGATATCAGTACACTGGACAATCATCTCGACCGTCCCGAAATACGCAATGCTTTGTATCAGAATACAGGTTCCAATATCCGGATGTCAGCATCGACCAAACACGAATATTTATATTACGCCAAGCATTATAAAGAATACTATGTACGGGTAGCCCTGCCATATACCATAGAGACAAAAGGTATGCTTAAAGCTGACAATTTCTTTATATATATTGTCATCGGTATATTTGTCATAGTACTGATTTTACTCAATTATGCAGCAGGACGATTCGGAAAATCTATTTCACAGCTAAAAGCTCTGACTACAAAGATAAAAGATGACAAGCCGCTGACAGAGAAGATAGAATTCCCTGACGATGAGTTGGGTGAAATCGGCAAACAATTGGTAACCATACTCAAACAGAAAGAAAACAGTAAGCGCGAAATAGAAGTAGAACGGGAAAAACTGATACAGCATTTCCAGTTTTCACATGAAGGTATTTGTATTTTCGACAAAGAGTTTAAGAAAATATATGCCAATACACATTTCTTCCAGTATTTCAATTTTATTGTAGACCAGCCTGTTTTCAATCTGGAAGCTATTATCAAAGAAGAAGTATTCGATCCTGCAATAGCCTTTATCAGTAAACGCACGAAGGATGAAAACTTCCATACGTTCCAACTGAAAAAGAACGGGAAAACTTTCTCTATCCAGACAATTGTTTTCGAAGACGACAGCTTCGAGATTACAATAAAAGACATTACACGTACAGAAAAAACACGCCTGCTGAAACAGGAGATGACAAACAATATCGCCCATGAACTGAGAACTCCTGTAACAAGCCTGCGAGGATATCTTGAGACACTGGACTCTCAGAAACTGGAAGCCTATAAGCAGGCGCAGTTTATTCATAGGGCTCACCAGCAGACCATTCGCCTGTCGAACCTGATAGATGATGTAAGCCTTATCAGTAAAATAGAAGAAGCTCCTGCGCAGTTTAAACTGGAGAAAGTGAATCTGGCACAACTCGTGGATGAAGTCAGGATAGATTTAACTGACGGACTGGCAGCTAATGATATAAAGCTAAATGTATCCATCAAAGACGACCTGACTATAGACGGCAATTATACCCTGCTCTATTCTATCTTCCGCAACCTTGTAGATAATTCGATAAGCTACGCCGGGCAGCATATAGAGATCAATATCAAAAACTATATGGAGGATAATGAATATCTGTATTTTAGCTTCTGCGATACAGGGCGGGGTGTTGACGAGCAATACCTGGCAAGGCTTTTCGAACGTTTCTACCGTGTTAACGAAGGGCGCACACGCGATACGGGCGGTTCAGGCTTAGGCTTATCTATTGTAAAGAATGCTGTTCTGTTCCATAAGGGAGAGATACAGGTTAAAAACCGAGCCGAAGGAGGATTGGAGTTCTTCTTTACATTGAAAAAATAG
- a CDS encoding response regulator transcription factor — METNNKNISILIVDDEPDIREILQFNLQNEGYDIDLAESAEQAAKMLTPKHRLILLDVMMGGISGFKFADQLRKDGNNIPIIFLTAKDTENDMLTGFSIGGDDYISKPFSIKEVVARVRSVLKRTENQNSAANKNILTVNNLEIDFDTKTVSVDKEVVELTKTEFNILVLLVQNTGRIFSRTDILDKAWKDDGIVLERTVDVHIARLRKKIGTYGDYIVNRTGYGYTFNLQNK, encoded by the coding sequence ATGGAAACAAACAATAAGAATATATCTATTTTGATAGTAGACGATGAGCCGGATATCCGCGAAATCCTGCAATTCAATCTGCAAAATGAGGGTTATGATATAGACCTTGCCGAATCGGCAGAACAGGCTGCAAAGATGTTAACCCCTAAGCACCGGTTGATATTACTGGATGTGATGATGGGAGGAATCTCAGGATTTAAATTCGCCGACCAGTTACGAAAAGACGGAAATAATATTCCTATTATTTTCCTTACGGCAAAGGATACTGAAAATGATATGCTGACAGGCTTTTCTATCGGAGGGGATGATTATATATCCAAACCGTTCTCTATAAAGGAGGTTGTAGCCCGCGTAAGAAGTGTGCTGAAAAGGACAGAAAACCAAAATAGCGCAGCAAACAAAAATATACTGACAGTGAACAATCTGGAGATAGATTTCGATACGAAAACCGTTTCTGTAGACAAAGAAGTAGTAGAACTTACCAAAACCGAGTTCAATATATTGGTATTGCTTGTGCAAAACACAGGCCGCATATTTTCACGTACCGATATATTGGATAAGGCCTGGAAGGACGACGGCATTGTATTGGAAAGAACCGTGGATGTACACATCGCACGTCTCAGGAAAAAGATTGGTACTTATGGCGATTATATCGTAAACCGTACCGGATATGGATATACATTTAATTTGCAAAACAAATAG
- the phoU gene encoding phosphate signaling complex protein PhoU, with protein MTTNIKAKQLELLLHDFELLSRTAMIQMQITTKLLNDNTIESLYEEAESNEIIMDRLEIKVREEVVFTIFQFNPIAADLRKIITYQDLTTNLERIGDMLLNIIHFLKKVDLSTPYFEEIKKIIHKMVQYTSEMLRNAIFSFSNEDSHMAYQVIEDDDKVDELYHQIGLSLQETFADKKLSKKEIQNMINVNSISHNLERIGDSATNIAEATIYLTEGKDIRHGNKQ; from the coding sequence ATGACAACAAATATAAAAGCCAAACAATTAGAACTTCTGCTCCACGACTTCGAACTATTGTCGCGGACAGCCATGATACAGATGCAGATAACCACCAAACTGCTCAATGACAATACAATCGAATCACTTTATGAGGAAGCCGAATCGAACGAAATAATCATGGACAGGCTGGAAATAAAAGTTCGTGAAGAAGTGGTATTCACCATTTTTCAGTTCAATCCTATTGCTGCCGACCTGCGTAAAATAATAACCTATCAGGATTTGACTACAAATCTGGAACGCATAGGTGATATGCTGTTGAATATTATTCATTTTCTGAAAAAAGTAGATTTGTCCACTCCTTATTTTGAAGAAATTAAGAAGATCATTCATAAGATGGTGCAGTATACAAGCGAAATGCTCCGTAACGCCATATTCTCTTTTTCGAACGAAGATAGTCATATGGCATACCAGGTAATAGAAGATGATGATAAAGTTGATGAATTATATCATCAAATAGGCTTATCTTTACAAGAGACTTTTGCCGACAAAAAGCTGAGCAAAAAAGAGATACAGAATATGATAAATGTAAACTCCATATCTCACAACCTCGAACGCATTGGCGACAGTGCTACTAACATTGCTGAGGCCACTATTTATTTAACCGAAGGAAAAGATATCAGGCATGGAAACAAACAATAA
- the pstB gene encoding phosphate ABC transporter ATP-binding protein PstB encodes MENTVNLNEQYILELKDVSVSYTPGKNAVNMVNAGIRENTVTAIMGPSGCGKSTLLRAINRMHELYPDIKTTGEILLKGQSIFDMNPMKVRRRAGMVFQRPNPFPTMSIYDNVIAGYKLNNIKLGKTERDEVVESSLRSVALWDEVKDSMNKKGTFLSGGQQQRLCIARALALKPELLLMDEPTSALDPISTNRVEELIFELKKEYTIVIVTHNMSQAARLSDNSMFMYLGELVEYGTTKQMFTKPKDKRTEDYLTGVFS; translated from the coding sequence ATGGAAAATACAGTAAATTTGAACGAACAATATATACTGGAACTCAAGGATGTATCTGTTTCATATACTCCCGGCAAAAATGCGGTGAATATGGTAAATGCAGGTATCAGGGAGAATACGGTTACAGCCATCATGGGACCGTCGGGCTGCGGTAAAAGTACGCTTTTGCGCGCTATAAACCGTATGCATGAATTATATCCCGACATAAAGACAACGGGTGAGATACTGCTAAAAGGACAGAGTATATTCGATATGAACCCAATGAAAGTGCGCCGCCGTGCAGGAATGGTATTCCAACGTCCGAATCCATTTCCTACGATGAGTATCTATGATAATGTTATTGCAGGATATAAACTAAATAACATAAAGTTGGGCAAAACAGAACGTGACGAAGTCGTAGAAAGCAGCCTCCGTAGCGTAGCTCTCTGGGATGAGGTGAAAGATTCAATGAATAAGAAAGGAACATTCCTTTCGGGAGGACAGCAACAACGCCTGTGCATAGCGCGCGCACTGGCTTTGAAGCCCGAATTACTATTGATGGACGAACCGACTTCGGCTCTCGACCCTATATCGACCAACAGAGTGGAAGAATTGATATTTGAACTAAAGAAAGAATATACAATAGTAATCGTTACGCACAATATGTCGCAGGCAGCCCGCTTATCGGACAATTCGATGTTCATGTATCTGGGTGAACTGGTAGAATATGGTACTACCAAGCAGATGTTTACCAAGCCGAAAGACAAGCGTACGGAGGATTACCTGACAGGGGTATTCAGTTAA
- the pstA gene encoding phosphate ABC transporter permease PstA, which produces MKKKKRLTSTAKYRLTKSKIFFFAVCTLSAITMIPLFLILWELVKKGYKQFNLSLFTEVAPTSMEAMLARISDSPIPGGILNGITGTLLILAIAIVIAIPIGIMVGVYLAENPKKRMASFVRSLSDLLQGIPSIVIGVVVYIWIVIPMSGYSALAGSIALAIMMLPMIIRSTEESIKMLPTSLKEAGLALGGSYTTVVLRVLLPSAFSGLFTGSLLAISRVMGETAPLLVTALGASTVNWDATSPTSAISLLIWEFYNDPNLANLVWSSSLLLLLFVLGINLFAKSIAKKWKIQ; this is translated from the coding sequence ATGAAAAAGAAAAAGAGATTGACATCCACTGCCAAATACAGGCTGACGAAGAGTAAAATATTCTTCTTCGCTGTTTGCACCTTGTCGGCTATCACAATGATTCCTCTTTTTCTTATCCTCTGGGAACTAGTAAAAAAAGGATATAAACAGTTCAATCTAAGCTTGTTTACGGAAGTAGCACCTACCTCTATGGAAGCCATGCTCGCCCGTATCAGCGACAGCCCTATACCGGGTGGGATACTGAATGGTATCACCGGTACATTGCTTATTCTGGCTATTGCAATTGTAATAGCTATCCCCATCGGGATAATGGTGGGCGTCTACCTTGCCGAAAACCCGAAAAAACGGATGGCAAGTTTTGTGCGCAGCCTCAGTGACTTGTTGCAGGGAATACCGTCGATAGTCATCGGGGTGGTAGTTTATATATGGATCGTTATCCCCATGTCGGGTTATTCGGCACTGGCAGGTAGTATTGCCCTCGCCATAATGATGTTGCCGATGATAATACGTTCCACCGAAGAAAGTATAAAGATGCTGCCGACATCATTAAAAGAAGCCGGACTGGCACTGGGCGGTTCATACACCACTGTTGTGTTGCGGGTATTATTACCTTCGGCATTTAGCGGGTTGTTTACCGGATCGCTACTGGCCATATCCCGTGTGATGGGCGAAACCGCCCCTCTGTTGGTTACAGCCTTAGGTGCATCTACCGTAAACTGGGATGCTACCAGTCCTACAAGTGCCATATCCTTACTGATATGGGAATTTTACAACGATCCTAATCTTGCAAATCTGGTATGGTCTTCATCCTTACTACTCCTCTTGTTTGTATTGGGTATTAATCTTTTCGCAAAAAGTATAGCAAAAAAATGGAAAATACAGTAA
- the pstC gene encoding phosphate ABC transporter permease subunit PstC translates to MKDKIFKAILFIAACLIILLTAGVIYGLVSKSIGAFSEFGLGFITSTEWDSRNDVYGALPFIAGTMMTSILALLFCIPFSLSVALFNGEYFRNKKISTIVSSVVDLLAGIPSIVYGLWGFYTLRPILIDMGVSDQGFGILLSSIVLAIMIIPYASSLSAEFIAMVPNDLKEGAYSLGATNLEVITSINLPVAGSGIFASYVLAFGRALGETMAVTMLIGNTNNIPTGISDTGNSMASIIANQFGEASGLKLSSLMAIGLLLFLITACINFVAKYIMKMVNK, encoded by the coding sequence ATGAAAGATAAAATATTTAAAGCCATATTATTCATTGCAGCCTGCCTGATAATATTACTCACAGCAGGGGTTATATACGGGCTGGTGAGCAAGAGTATCGGGGCATTCTCCGAATTTGGATTAGGCTTTATCACCTCTACAGAATGGGATTCACGGAACGATGTATACGGAGCACTGCCTTTCATTGCAGGTACAATGATGACATCTATATTAGCCCTGCTGTTTTGCATCCCCTTCTCTCTCTCCGTAGCATTGTTTAATGGAGAATATTTCAGAAATAAGAAAATATCGACAATAGTAAGTTCTGTCGTAGACCTGCTTGCAGGAATACCGTCGATCGTGTATGGGTTGTGGGGTTTTTATACCCTGCGCCCTATACTGATTGATATGGGTGTGAGCGATCAGGGCTTCGGTATATTATTATCATCCATCGTTCTGGCTATTATGATTATTCCTTATGCTTCATCACTTAGTGCCGAGTTCATAGCTATGGTGCCTAACGATCTTAAAGAAGGAGCATACAGCCTCGGTGCTACCAATCTGGAAGTAATAACCTCCATAAATTTGCCTGTTGCAGGGTCGGGTATATTCGCTTCCTATGTATTGGCATTCGGACGTGCCTTGGGAGAAACAATGGCCGTAACCATGCTGATAGGAAACACCAATAACATACCTACCGGTATATCAGATACCGGAAATTCAATGGCAAGTATCATCGCCAATCAGTTTGGAGAAGCCAGTGGACTGAAATTAAGTTCATTAATGGCTATCGGCTTATTGCTGTTCCTTATCACAGCATGTATCAATTTTGTAGCCAAGTACATCATGAAAATGGTAAATAAATGA
- the pstS gene encoding phosphate ABC transporter substrate-binding protein PstS, with translation MKKVLLFTAITLAIALSSCGKKESALSGAGATFPAPFYNIVFKEYAKIGSPVTYGAIGSGGGIRSLKDQTVDFGATDVFLSDAELKDMGADIVHIPTALGGVVLAYNLKDVKELKLTADIISDIYRGKITKWNDAKIKELNPTLNLPDKGITAVYRSDGSGTTSVFSEYMSKVNEAWKTEIGEGKSLKFPVGIAAKGNPGVAGIIAETEGAVGYIGSEYALALNMSSALLQNSAGNFVAADTKSISASANVDIPSDTRVVITNSPNPEAYPISTFTWIIAYKEQNYNARSEVQAKALAGLLSYIISSEGQDIATKTHYAPLPAIALEKTKAIIESMTYDGKKIETYQLSVAKGAAH, from the coding sequence ATGAAAAAAGTTTTATTATTTACAGCAATCACATTAGCTATCGCACTAAGTTCCTGCGGAAAGAAGGAATCGGCATTATCCGGAGCCGGGGCTACATTCCCCGCACCATTCTACAACATAGTGTTTAAAGAATATGCAAAAATAGGTAGCCCTGTTACTTATGGAGCTATCGGTAGCGGCGGTGGTATCCGTAGCCTGAAAGACCAGACTGTAGACTTCGGTGCAACCGATGTATTCTTATCCGATGCAGAGCTTAAAGATATGGGTGCAGATATAGTACATATACCTACAGCACTAGGTGGAGTTGTACTGGCTTACAATCTGAAAGATGTAAAAGAACTGAAACTGACAGCAGATATTATATCAGACATTTACAGAGGTAAAATTACCAAATGGAATGATGCAAAGATCAAAGAATTGAACCCTACGCTCAACTTACCCGACAAAGGTATTACAGCAGTTTACCGCTCGGATGGCAGTGGGACTACATCTGTATTCTCCGAATACATGTCGAAAGTAAACGAAGCATGGAAAACAGAGATAGGTGAAGGCAAATCGTTGAAATTCCCTGTCGGTATTGCAGCTAAAGGCAATCCGGGTGTAGCAGGTATCATTGCCGAAACAGAAGGAGCAGTAGGATATATAGGCTCTGAATATGCGCTGGCGCTAAATATGTCATCGGCCCTATTACAAAACAGTGCCGGGAACTTTGTCGCTGCTGATACCAAAAGCATCTCTGCATCTGCTAATGTAGACATACCAAGCGATACACGTGTAGTGATCACCAATTCTCCAAATCCTGAAGCATATCCAATCAGCACATTTACATGGATCATAGCCTATAAAGAGCAAAATTATAACGCAAGATCTGAAGTTCAGGCTAAGGCTTTGGCAGGTCTGTTGAGCTACATTATCAGCTCCGAAGGACAAGATATCGCAACAAAAACACACTATGCTCCACTTCCGGCAATAGCATTGGAGAAAACAAAAGCTATCATCGAATCGATGACATACGATGGGAAAAAAATAGAGACTTACCAATTGTCTGTAGCAAAAGGAGCAGCCCACTAA